The genomic interval CGCACCTTTCTGGAAGCCGGTGCGAATAGCGCGGCCGTGCTGTCGGGAGCGGAGTTGATGCAGGTGCGGCGTTGTACCGATGCGGCTGAAGCGGCACGGTTGCTGCGCAACCAGTGGACGGCATACGACGTGGTACTACTGGAAGGCCGGGCATTCACGGACGTGCCCTTTCTGGAAGTACTGTCAGAAGACAGGCCTGAGATCCGCGCGCCGGGTGAGCGGCTGGCCGCCGTAATCTCGGACCGCCAAGATGACTTCCCCCGGCCGCGATTCGGCTGGAACGATATGGACCGCCTGACAAGATTCATGGAGGAATACAATGGATTATGAAATCAACCTCAAGGTCAACGGCAAAGACATTGCCTTAAATCCCTTTGTGAGCAGAATATTTTGTGGTGTCTGCGAGGGCCTGGTGGATTCCCTGGATCGCCTACCCGAGGATCGCGACCGGGTCGAGATCGTGTTAACCCGGAAGTCTCAGGGAAAGCAATAACCCGGCCCGACTGTTATAGATTACCCAAAAAGCATGCGTGGGCGTATGGGAACGCCTTCATCAGTTCTCCAGAGAAGATGGATCCAGCCTCAGCGGCGCCTTCCCAGCAACCGCTCCAGCAGGGATAAGCGCCGGTCATTGGAGTCTTTGCCGGATTTGCCCTTTTTGTCAAGCGTTTTGATGCGAGCGGCAATACCCGACAGTGAAGGGTTGAGCGCCAATGCCCTGCGTAAAGCAGCTTGCGCCGCCCCGGGTTTGCCGGCCTGTTCATAGGTTTCCGCCAGGTACAGCCAGGGAGCGTGGTTGTCGGGAAGCAATTCAGCTGCGTCCCGCAGGTACTTCTCCGCAGCATAGAAGCTGTGCCGCTTGAGCAGCAGGATCCCCAGGTGCAGCAGGACCAGGGGATTGCGAGGCTGGATGCGGTCGGCTTCCTGAAATTTTTCCCCCGCCCGCAAAAAATTCTGATGGATCATGGCGTAAACGCCTTGATTGTACAGCAACTGCACGGTGTCCGATGTAGAGGAGGGCGCGGACACTTCAACTCCGGTTTGGGCCAATTCGCGCATCAGGGTGATGTAAGCCTCGTGAAGACGGGAAAATTCCTGACTCAGTGACAGGTCCTGGACTATCACATCCTGAAATCGGGGTTGCGTGGTTCGCGCCAGGTAAGCCTTGCGGATTTCCCCAGACCCCGGATCCCCTGACAACCCCAATTTCACCAGGGCCTCACTGTCCATAACCGGTCTCCTTCCATCCCCCCCCAATTGTACCACAGTTCAGTCAAGCTTAAAACGCTTGCGCAGGAAGTGGTACGTTTCCAGGGTCTGGGCCTCCGCTTTTTCGAAAGACCCGGTGGTATCAATGGTAAAGTGGGCCACTTTGAGTTTTTCACTCAGGGGAAACTGCGAGCGGATACGCGATTCGGCTTCTTCACGGAACAACTGATTTCGCTCCATCAAGCGCCGGATCTGCTCATCCGCGTGGGCGAACACCACAACCACAGCGTCAAAATCACGCCATATCCCCGACTCCACCATCAAGGCGGATTCATAGACAAAAATGTCGTATACCGTGGTCTTGCCGATTTCCTTGATCAACTTCTCCCGCTCAGACCGGACCAG from Candidatus Aminicenantes bacterium carries:
- a CDS encoding dephospho-CoA kinase → MIQVGLTGGICTGKTFVLEIFKKLGCYTLQADELSQKIIFAPDSPVAKAIVDNFGAGILNRATGEIDREAFSRILFEDKAKRDYINKLVHPLVRSEREKLIKEIGKTTVYDIFVYESALMVESGIWRDFDAVVVVFAHADEQIRRLMERNQLFREEAESRIRSQFPLSEKLKVAHFTIDTTGSFEKAEAQTLETYHFLRKRFKLD
- a CDS encoding tetratricopeptide repeat protein, which translates into the protein MDSEALVKLGLSGDPGSGEIRKAYLARTTQPRFQDVIVQDLSLSQEFSRLHEAYITLMRELAQTGVEVSAPSSTSDTVQLLYNQGVYAMIHQNFLRAGEKFQEADRIQPRNPLVLLHLGILLLKRHSFYAAEKYLRDAAELLPDNHAPWLYLAETYEQAGKPGAAQAALRRALALNPSLSGIAARIKTLDKKGKSGKDSNDRRLSLLERLLGRRR